From the Lepus europaeus isolate LE1 chromosome 14, mLepTim1.pri, whole genome shotgun sequence genome, the window GCAGCCTaactccctgccccccaccttcTCTGCCGCAGCCAGGAGAACCGGGGTCACCGCAGGTCCCCATGTCCTCCCCCGAGGAGGAACTGTCCCGGCGCTGCTCCGGCGCGGAGCGCCTTGGAGAGCTGCAGGCCCTTCTGCATCCTGTCTGTGCTTCTGCTGGTTTTCGGGCAGAGGTGGGGGCTGTCAGCCACTCCACCATTCCGGGACCGGACAGCCGATGGCGCGTTTCAGAACGAGAGGCCCTGTGTTTCTTCACGCCACGAGGACTAGGGATGACCACGGCAGCCTTTCTGGGGGTGACTGAGCCGCCTGTGTTTCCCAGTGGCCCCAGAGCTTGCTGTGGGCAGCAGATGGGCTGCTTCGTCACCAGAGAGGGGGGTAGGGAAAGCCCTGGGCCCACAGCTCCTCGGCGGCTTGGGAGGAGCTCCCCGCTCCACCCGGCACCGCCCGGCACCGCCCAGAAGCCGTGCAGCGTCCTGGTTGGATCTGCATCTGTTGTTTCTCATCAGGAGAACGTCCGGTGCTGTGTTGGTCAGAGGCGCTGCGTGGCCGAGCCCAGCCACTTCCGGGgggacacgggggggggggggcggctcctGCCCACTTGCCCCTCGGCCCGGAATCAACGATCAGGAAAGGGCTGGATTCAGGAGGCCATCTTTGGTCAAGAAAGGACACCCCACACCGATCTCCGTGTTCAGTTAACACAGATAGGAAGCTCGTGGGATGTCTAAGTGTGCAGCCGACCTGGGCCCAGCGCGCACCCCCCGCAGCCGCACACCCCCCGTACCTGCTGCAGCCACCCCgcaccccctgcacccacccctcACCCGCTGCAGCCACCCCGCACCCCCCGCAGCCGCGCACCCACCCCGCACCCTCTGCAGCCACCCCGCACCCCCCGCAGCCATGCACCTACCCCACACCCGCTGCAGCCACCCAGCACCCCCCGCAGCTGCGCACCCCCCGCGGACGCGCACCGACCACGCACCCTCCGCAGCGCCCCGCACCCCGCAGCCGCGCACCCCCACGCACCCCCCCCCCGCAGCGCCACGCACGCCCTGCACCAATGGTAGACGCACACCCCCCGCACCCGCTGCACCCACCCCTCACCCAACCGCAGCCGCCGCGCACCCCCGCAGCCGTGCACCCCCCACAGACGCGCACCCACTACGCACCCCCCGCAGCGCCCCGCACCCCGCAGCCGCGCACCCCCACGCACCCCCCCGCCGCAGCGCCACGCACGCCCTGCACCAATGGTAGACGCACACCCCCCGCACCCGCTGCACCCACCCCTCACCCAACCGCAGCCGCCGCGCACCCCCGCAGCGCCCCGCACCCCCTGCAGCACCCCgcaccccctgcagtgccccgCACCCACCGCAGCCGCAGGTCCTCCCAGGTCTTCAGCAGCCCGCACAGCATCACGATCTCGTAGTACTTCTTCCAGCACTCCACGGCCTCAGCGGCCGACGGGTCCTCCTTGATGCTGCCCTGGTACTCGATGAGCTCCACGCGCTTGCTCTTGTACTTCTCCAGGGTCCTCCGGAACCGCTGAGCGATGGGCCCGGGGATCGTGCCGTCCTCGATGTCGCACCACCTGCAAGGGACCCACACGTCGGCCCCTCCCCGGCGcgcgccgccccgcccgccccactTACAGGTTGATCCGCTCCTCAATCAGTGCGGTGTAGTGCCCGCAGCCCTCCTCCTCGTCCCAGTCTCTCCAGAGAAAGTCATAGAAAAACCTGCGAGGAAGCACATTGGGGACAGCCATTGACAGCCGCCCGCTGTGCTGCAGACCCGGCCGCGGGCAGTGCCTGCCACGGGACCCAGCCTGGACCACGGGGAGTGCCTGCCACGCGGACCTGGCCTGGACCACAGGGAGTGCCTGCCACGCGGACCCGGCCACGGGGAGTGCCTGCCACGCAGACCCGGCCTGGACCACAGGGAGTGCCTGCCACATGGACCCGGCCTGGACCACAGGGAGTGCCTGCCACGCAGACCTGGCCCGGACCACGGGGAGTGCCTGCCACGCGGACCCTGCCCAGACCACAGGGAGTGCCTGCCACGCAGACCCGGCCGCGGACCCTGCCCAGACCACAGGGAGTGCCTGCCACGCAGACCCGGCCGCGGACCCTGCCCAGACCACAGGGAGTGCCTGCCACGCAGACCCGGCCTGGACCACGGGGAGTGCCTGCCACGCAGACCCGGCCTGGACCACGGGGAGTGCCTGCCATGCGGACCCAGCCTGGACCACGGGCAGTGCCTGCCACGCGGACCCGGCCCAGACCACGGGGAGTGCCTGCCACACGGACCCAGCCTGGACCACGGGGAGTGCCTGCCACACGGACCCAGCCTGGACCACGGGGAGTGCCTGCCACGCGGACCCAGCCTGGACCACGGGCAGTGCCTGCCACGCGGACCCATGAGGCCTCTAAACGTGAACAGTGAGAtccagctcagcagagaggctcACGTGTGAGAAGAGTCCACGTCACTCATTTCTACAACTCTTAACTCCAAGTTTTGTAAAATGCACAGTGAGAAATGGGAAGGTCTTAACCAACCTTGCACACGGCTTCTGCAAGGAAATGTTTCAACCCAAAGAGTTGCCAATGTGTTCATTAACAATGAGCACATTTAACCTGAGCATGAGGGAGCCAAGCCGGCACAGCCGGGGCTCGGGGCGCGAGGCGGGGACGCCCCTACCTCACGACCTCCAAGGCCAGGGCGATGTCGCCCACGGCGGCGTCCTGCCCCTCCACGGGGTACACCTCCAGCAGCGGCACGCTCTGCGCCAGCTCCTCCAGCACCTCGTCCACCACCTCCCTCGGGATGTTGGCGATGTTGGAGGAGAAGGGCTCGGCCACGGAGACGGCGACCTTGAAGCAGGGCGAGGAGCTCTGGCGCAGCCTGCAGGTGACCTGCGACAGAGACACGCGTCAGCAAGGGCGGGCCGCAGCTGGCTGTAACCTTTAATCATTCCTCCAACAGTCAGCGTGTCGAATAGTCCCGGGCGGTGCTGGAGCGCCAGCCGCCTTCCCTAAGGCTCTGGGAAGCGGGCGTCCCTTCCCGGCCACCCCGTTCTCCCCTGCTCCTGCTTGGGAGCGAAGCCGGCCGTGCTCGCTGCGGCTGCTCTGCAGTCGCCAGCTCCTTCCCAGCGGCCCCGCAGGTGTGCGGCTTCATGTCGTTTCTCACCATCTCGTCACCCAGAAGCCCCCCCTGAGCTCATGCCTTCACTGCCCGCCCTCGGCAAACGGCGCGCACTGCCTCTTccccgcggtgccggccttagcCTGCAGGCCGATGGCTTCCACCCGATCTGGGAAGTCTGGTAGCCACTGTTTCttcagctgtctctctctctctctctctctctctctctctctctcttttttttttaagatttacttatttctttgaaaggcagcgttacagagagatgttccatccgctggctcactcctcaaatggcttcagcactagtctcccacgcgggtgcaggggcccaaggacctggaccatcctccgccgctttccaggccacagcagagagctggattggaagtggagcagccggactagaaccagtgcccatatgggatgccggagccgcaggggGCAGCttgacccgctacgccacagcgccgccccggGTGCACTGTGTTAAAGTTCTTGATGCAGTCTGCCAGACTGCCTGGTACAGGGACCACAGGAAAGTTCCCTTCGTCCCGGACCACACGCAGTCACACGGCGTCTCCTCCACTCGCCTTCCGCTCTCCTTCTTCCGCTCCGGCACAGCCTGGGCCTCTGTGTTCTCGTTTTCTGTTTTCAGAGAAGTCGGAGGGCGGCCAGGGGTTGCCACGGAGCTTCAGGGGGGAAAAGCTGCTCGGGGCCCGGGGCTCGGCCGCTCGCCCGGGGTCGCCAGGCGGCCACAGAAACCTGCCCGCAAAGAGGCCCACGCTCAGCCTGCGGGCAGCTCAGAGCCCCTGACACGCGCAGAGCCCACGGCCTCTCACCCCGGCCCGGTGGAGGAAGAGCTGCCCAAACTCCCAGCTGAGCCCGCGGCTGGCAATCAGCCACCCGTGCCTGAGAGCGCGCCCTCGCGCGTCCCACAGAACACGTGTTCCCCACTTTCTCCACGGTGCGTGACGCAGCGAGTCCCAAAGTTTCTCCCGAGGCCAGAACTGCCGCGGTGACCCGCCAGGGCGGGGTGCCTCTGTGTCAGCACCTCGCACACACCACGGCGTCCAGCAGGCCACGAGCGCGAGCCACAGAGCCCACAAAGCAGGCGCCGAGGCGGGGCCTCGAAGGGGAGCCGAGCATGGCGGGCCTTGTCAGAGGAAGAACCGTGCGGCTTTAGCCGGAGCTGAAACCTGTCACCCAGCGACCTGGGCCGtgtctgtggggaaattagttacacgaagcaattcaaagatggcgcccagaggaagtaaggtgggcagaatccaaagttgtttaccactaaaactaatcgGCTTCGCAGCATCAGGGGAAGTGGCAACAACTGATGGCAAGTATACAGACACATGGCTCGTCCTGTGAAATCGCCCTGTAAGATGACCCTTCAAGTGAGTGGTGGGTCCTTGTGCCccgccccaatgactctgcagtttcgTGCTTTCAAAGGCTTTGCTACACGCGAAATAAACGCGTTCTTGCTAGACTGGCTCCCCGCTGCCTCTGATTGTCTCCGGGCTCGGGGAGGCTGGGGAACCGGCGAGCGGAGCACTTACCTCGGACCCAGTCCGTCCTGTGCGGGCGCACTAAGACCCTGCACGTGTCCCCTGCCCATGGCCGCCGGCTCCGACCGTGCAGCCAGGGCCCCGCCCACACCGAGACCGAGTGCGACCGCTGTACCTCGACCAGGATGCCCACGAACGGGAGCGACGCCTCCTCAAACTGCGCGAAGAACAGCTCCGGGTTGGTCTTCCAGACGCCCAGCCACTTCTCCTTCTGCGCCAGCTTTCCCGACAGGTACTTGCTCATAGCCTCATCCACGTCTTCCGCCTGACGGAAGGAAACACGCGTGTGAACACGGGACACCACACGCCGACAAAGCACGCGTGTGAACACGGGACACCACACGCCAACAAAGCACACGTGTGTGAACACGGGACACCACACACCGACAAAGCACGCGTGTGAACACGGGACACCACACGCCAACAAAGCACGCGTGTGAACACGGGACACCACACGCCGACAAAGCACACATGTGTGAACACGGGACACCACACGCCAACAAAGCACATGTGTGAACACGGGACACCACACGCCGACAAAGCACGCGTGTGAACACGGGACACCACACGCCAACAAAGCACGCGTGTGAACATGGGACACCACACGCCGACAAAGCACACATGTGTGAACATGGGAAATCACACACTGCCAACACATGTGTGTGAACACGGGACACCACACACCAACAAAGAAACATGTATGTATGAATATGACACATTGACAATGGAACACGTGTGCGTGACCATCTTACATGTACATCTTGACATGTACAAACACAGGAAATCAGACGCTGATAATGAAACAAGTTTACTGGTTTCTAAATGGAACCAAGATAGCCTTAAATAGCGGAGAGATTTTAACTGCAGCTGTAATTAGCTTAAACATCACAAACATCAGACTTAGGGGACCCAGTCCCCGCGTGCGTCACTGTATCCCGAGCAGGAGCATAACCACGCCTATTAAAACGCCAATTATTTAACAAACACGCTAATTACTCTTTCCTAACCTGTGTAATGACCGGCCTAACCCATATCGGCTGTATAGAACCTTAAGGCCACACTCTGGGGCGGCTCTCTGACACAGCGgtaagctgcctcctgggagccTGCGTCCCGTGGGAGTGCCTGGGAGGGGCGGCGCCTGGGGtgggcctgccctgcccctcccctgccccggcccTCCCCCATGTCCTGCTCCTCcccctgcttctcctggtctcccatggggtgcagggcccaagcacttgggccatcctccactgcactcctggccacagcagagagctggcctggaagaggggcaaccgggacaggatcggtgccccgaccgggactagaacccggggtgccggcgccgcaggcgttggattagcctagtgagccgcggcgccggcccttaaatACTTATtctaataaaaaatgtatttgcaaggcagagagagagaatgcactggGCTGCCCCCCAAATGCTCCCGacagcaggtctgggccaggaaggagccgggagctccgggggtctccctgggccccctgctcgcggcctccctgggtgtgcgtgAGCGGGGAGGCGGGGGAAGCCGGgcgctctgcccccccccccggggggtgGCGTCTTGAGGACTGCGCGCAACGCCCACCCCTCCGGGGCGCACGCACACGCGTGTCCTGCACTAGCGGCCCGCggccccgcccgctgcccgccccggagcccccggagcccccgagcccccgcccgctgcccgccccggagcccccggagcccccgcctgctgcccgccccggagcccccggatccccgcccgctgcccggccccggagcccccggagcccccggagcccccgcccgctgcccgccccggagcccccgcccgctgcccgccccggagcccccggagcccccgagcccccgcccgctgcccgccccggagcccccggagcccccgagcccccgcccgctgcccgccccggagcccccggagcccccggagcccccgcccgctgcccgccccggagcccccggagcccccgcccgctgcccgccccggagcccccgcccgctgcccgccccggagcccccggagcccccgagcccccgcccgctgcccgccccggagcccccggagcccccgagcccccgcccgctgcccgccccggagcccccggagcccccgcctgctgcccgccccggagcccccggatccccgcccgctgcccggccccggagcccccggagcccccggagcccccgcccgctgcccgccccggagcccccgcagcccccgcccgctgcccgccccggagcccccgcccgctgcccgccccggagcccccggagcccccgcctgctgcccgccccggagcccccggagcccccggagcccccgcccgctgcccgccccggagcccccgcagcccccgagcccccgcccgctgcccgccccggagcccccgcccgctgcccgccccggagcccccggagcccccgcccgctgcccgccctggagcccccggagcccccgcccgctgcccgccccggagcccccggagcccccgcccgctgcccgccccggagcccccggagcccccgcccgctgcccgacccccggagcccccggagtccccggagcccccgcccgctgcccgccccggagcccccggagcccccggagcccccgcccgctgcccgccccggagcccccggagcccccgcccgctgcccgccccggagcccccggagcccccgcccgctgcccggccccggagcccccggagcccccggagcccccgcccgctgcccggccccggagcccccggagcccccggagcccccgcccgctgcccgccccggagcccccggagcccccgcccgctgcccgccccggagcccccggagcccccgcctgctgcccgccccggagcccccggagcccccgcccgctgcccgccccggagcccccggagcccccgcagcccccgcccgctgcccgccccggagccccccgcagcccccgcccgctgcccggccccggagcccccggagcccccggagcccccgcccgctgcccgccccggagcccccgcagcccccgcccgctgcccgccccggagcccccgcccgctgcccggccccggagcccccacggccccgcccgctgcccgccccggagcccccggagcccccgcccgctgcccgccccggagcccccggagcccccgcccgctgcccggccccggagcccccggagcccccggagcccccgcccgctgcccgccccggagcccccgcagcccccgcccgctgcccgccccggagtccccgcccgctgcccggccccggagcccccacggccccgcccgctgcccgccccggagcccccggagcccccgcccgctgcccgccccggagcccccggagcccccgcccgctgcccgccccggagcccccggatcccccggagcccccgcccgctgcccggccccggagcccccggagcccccgcccgctgcccgccccggagcccccggagcccccgcccgctgcccggccccggagcccccggagcccccgcccgctgcccggccccggagcccccggagcccccgagcccccgcccgctgcccgccccggagcccccggagcccccgcccgctgcccgccccggagcccccggagcccccgcccgctgcccgccccggagcccccggagcccccgcctgctgcccgccccggagcccccggagcccccgcccgctgcccgccccggagcccccggagcccccgcagcccccgcccgctgcccgccccggagcccccgcagcccccgcccgctgcccgccccggagcccccgcagcccccgcccgctgcccggccccggagcccccggagcccccggagcccccgcccgctgcccgccccggagcccccgcagcccccgcccgctgcccgccccggagcccccgcccgctgcccggccccggagcccccacggccccgcccgctgcccgccccggagcccccggagcccccgcccgctgcccgccccggagcccccggagcccccggagcccccggagccccgcccgctgcccggccccggagcccccggagcccccggagcccccgcccgctgcccgccccggagcccccgcagcccccgcccgctgcccgccccggagtccccgcccgctgcccggccccggagcccccacggccccgcccgctgcccgccccggagcccccggagcccccgcccgctgcccgccccggagcccccggagcccccgcccgctgcccgccccggagcccccggagcccccgcccgctgcccggccccggagcccccgagcccccggagcccccggacCCCCCGCAGCCCCGCGGGGCGCCCACACTAGCAGGGGCCCGGCCGCGCGTCGCACCTGGCAGCCCAGCAGCACCGCGTCGCAGTACAGCGCCACCTTCTCCGCCCGCCACATGGCCCGCAGCGGCGACGCGCACACGGCGGGCAGCGGCCGCGCCTCCTCCTCgggccccgcggccgccgccgccggctgGGCCTCGGCCGCCTTCCCCCGGCGCTCGGCCGCGGGGGCGCCCGGGGGCTGcagccgccgccgcgccgcctcCCGGCCCGCTCTGCCCCTGACCGGCCGCGGGGCCGCCGCCACCCGCGCGCACCGGggtcgcgcccgccgccgcctcgCCCGGGCTCACGGCCCGCAGCGGCTCTTCGGGCCCCGCAGCCCTGAGCCCCGACGCCATCGCCTCCGCTCCAGGCCCGCGGCGGCCGTTGGCCCCGCTGGGAGCCGCGCGCGGGGGGTGCGGACCTGGGCGCGGGGCGCGGACCTGGGCGCGGGGCGCGCGGACCTGGGCgtggggcgcggggcgcgggcctGGGCGTGGGGCGCGGGGCGCGGACCTGGGCGCGAGGCGCGCGGACCTGGGCGTGGGGCGCGGGGCGCAGACctgggcgcggggcgcgggcctGGGCGCGGGCCTGGGCgtggggcgcggggcgcgggccaGGGCGCGCGGcagggggcggcggggcgggagcGCGCCCGGGGCGTCCCCCTAAGTCCCCGAGCAGGGAGCCGGGCCGTGAGCAGTGGTGAGGGCTATGCTGGCCCTCCCGGGCTGGACAGGCACTGAAGGGGCCCAGTGCTGGTGGGCCTGCGGGGCACAGGCGGTGAGCCCGGCTCTTTAAGGCTGCGAGGAAAATGGAAGCCTGGGTCTACCGAAACACCATGGCTGCTGTCCGGCCCACGTGATTTATGACAGCCGTGGGCGCCACAGATGCCCGCAGGCGCGGGGTCGAGAGGCTCCTGCACACGAGTCCACCCCGCACACCCAGCACCCACGCGGCCCGGACCCCGTCCCGCGCGACAGTGGCATTGGCGCCCCAAGTCTCCGCACAGCTCCCGGGTGATGCCGTCGCCGGGCTCTGTGGAGGCCACGAGGCAGGGATCGCCCCCGTTCGCGGAGACCACGCCATCTCCGCCTTCTCGACGCCCCTTGcgcagagcggggggggggggggtctgggagGCCACTTAGTTGTAAGAGTGACTCATCTGTGTGTGGACGGCAGAGCGAGCCCTTCTGTGGGGAATCCCGCAGGAAGTCCCCAAAGAGTCCCGGATCAGCGCTTCCCTGCCCGGCAGCAGGAGGTGAACAGTGCAAACGCCACAGGAAAGCATCTGGGGTCAGCACTGCCACCATCCACCAGTGGGAGGAACAGGAAATGGAGTCACTCCTGCTAAGCCAGGCGCTGACGACGTCACTCATGTCAAGCTCAGCGCTTGCTAGAAAAGTGGCCTCATCAGACCGGACAGGCATCTCTGGACAGCCTGAGCGTGTGCTATGGCGACAGAGAGCCACCTCTCCAACTCGCAGGAGGATGGACGTGAGCGGGAGACACGCGAGCCCAGACAACGGACTGGTGACACCTCGGGGAGCTCCGAGCTGGTTGGACGGCACGTGAACAGCAGGTGCGCTGCAGGAAAGAATTAGGATAAAAAGGGAGCCTCAGGGATCACGGCCCGgagtgtgtgaacctctggatccccacacatctggagctgaagaggcagcccgctACTCCGCACGGAGCAGGTAGCGGCACAGGCTGACAACGGACAAAGGCCCGGTGGCTCTCCTGGCACTTGGAGCTGAGGAGCCAGCTCGCTAGCCCCCTTGCAAGCGACACAAGATGACTTCGGGGTCAGAACTCCAGCCGAGATGCCGCCTCGCCTGGACCCCTTTCCAGCCTGCTGCCAGAGCAAGCTTCAGAGCGGACCAGGCCTCTCCCATCCTCCCGTGCCGTCCGCCCGGGAACTCCGAGCCCACTGCCCGGGTGACAGCCTTCCCGCGACTTCCTGCCTGGAAGTGACCGATCCGAGATCCGTCTCTGCAGAGACCTGGAGCTCCGGACCTTGAACACTGGCACTTCCTTGGGACCGGGATACGGGCCTTGAaaacacagcttttttttttttttttttttttaaattatttgacaggtagagtcacagacagtgagagagagagagagagagagagagagagagagagaaaggtcttcctttttgccgttggttcaccctccaatggagaccagcactgcgccaatccgaagccaggagccaggtgcttctcctggtctcccatggggtgcagggcccaagcacctgggccatcctccactgcactcccgggccacagcagagagctggcctggaagaggggcaaccgggacaggatccggcgccccgaccgggactagaacccggtgtgccggcgccgcaggcggaggatcagcccgTTGAGCCGCGGCTTCTCTGAACGTGAGCAATGCACTATCGGGTAGCACTCGAAGTTCCTTTTACGGCGCCTGTCGTGACCTGTGGTCTAACACAGCTGATGCGCAGTAAGtagtttgttgtttattgatGCGAGTTAAGAAGCAGACATTGATCAATGTATTGATG encodes:
- the SHCBP1L gene encoding LOW QUALITY PROTEIN: testicular spindle-associated protein SHCBP1L (The sequence of the model RefSeq protein was modified relative to this genomic sequence to represent the inferred CDS: deleted 1 base in 1 codon), with protein sequence MASGLRAAGPEEPLRAVSPGEAAAGATPVRAVAAAPRPVRGRAGREAARRRLQPPGAPAAERRGKAAEAQPAAAAAGPEEEARPLPAVCASPLRAMWRAEKVALYCDAVLLGCQAEDVDEAMSKYLSGKLAQKEKWLGVWKTNPELFFAQFEEASLPFVGILVEVTCRLRQSSSPCFKVAVSVAEPFSSNIANIPREVVDEVLEELAQSVPLLEVYPVEGQDAAVGDIALALEVVRFFYDFLWRDWDEEEGCGHYTALIEERINLWCDIEDGTIPGPIAQRFRRTLEKYKSKRVELIEYQGSIKEDPSAAEAVECWKKYYEIVMLCGLLKTWEDLRLRVHGPFFPRILRRRKGKRDLGKTITHIVAKVMTTEMVKGLSSDTLLQQHGDLDVALDSCYSGDTVVIFPGEYQASNLAVLTEDIVIRGVGRREDILITSEPSHDSFVVSKADNVKLMHLSLIQQGTVDGIVVVESGHLTLENCVLKCEGTGVCVLTGAALTVTDSEITGAQGAGVELYPGSIAILERNEIHHCNNLRTSDSSKSTLGGVNMKVLPAPKLKMTNNHIYSNNGYGVSILQPTEQFIIVEETLNKGAASGDKKDDNMLSKVMQNLNLEMNNNKIEANLKGDIRIVTS